The following proteins are encoded in a genomic region of Gadus macrocephalus chromosome 19, ASM3116895v1:
- the LOC132447378 gene encoding calcium/calmodulin-dependent protein kinase type II subunit beta isoform X2: MTVYFGLQQHGRNMAVTTCTRFTDEFQLYEELGKGAFSVVRRCVKLCSGQEYAAKIINTKKLSARDHQKLDREARICRLLKHSNIVRLHDSISEEGFHYLLFDLVTGGELFEDIVAREYYSEADASHCIHQILDSVCYTHQHDIVHRDLKPENLLLASKCKNAAVKLADFGLAIEVQGEQQAWFGFAGTPGYLSPEVLRKEAYGKPVDIWACGVILYILLVGYPPFWDEDQHKLYQQIKAGAYDFPSPEWDTVTPEVKNLINQMLTINPSKRITAQEALKHPWICQRSTVASMMHRQETVECLKKFNARRKLKGAILTTMLVSRNFSVGRQTTAPASMSAVAGTTAGIVEQAAKSLLNKKVDVKPQSNSARNSTVTSPKGSGTTAALEPQTTVIHNPVDRTKGSSDSSSTTIEDEDVKARKQEIVKITEQLIEAVNNGDFEAYAKICDPGLTSFEPEGLGNLVEGMDFHRFYFDNLLSKNSKPIHTTILNPHVHIIGDDAACIAYIRLTQFVDGQGRPRSSQSEETRVWHRRESRWQNVHFHCSGAPAAPLQG, translated from the exons ATGACCGTCTATTTCGGGCTTCAGCAGCACGGGAGAAATATGGCAGTGACTACTTGCACACGTTTTACAGATGAATTCCAGCTTTATGAAGAACTTGGCAA GGGAGCCTTTTCAGTGGTGCGCCGCTGTGTCAAACTCTGCTCGGGCCAAGAGTATGCAGCAAAGATCATCAACACCAAGAAGCTCTCGGCCAGAG ACCACCAGAAACTGGACCGGGAGGCCAGGATCTGCCGGTTGCTGAAACACTCCAACATCG TTCGTCTTCATGACAGTATTTCGGAGGAAGGTTTCCACTACCTGCTGTTCGATCT tGTGACCGGTGGGGAGCTGTTTGAGGACATCGTGGCGAGGGAGTACTACAGTGAGGCGGACGCCAG TCATTGTATCCATCAGATTCTAGACAGTGTGTGTTACACCCACCAACATGACATAGTGCACAGGGacctcaag CCAGAGAACCTGTTGCTGGCCAGTAAGTGTAAGAACGCGGCGGTGAAGCTGGCCGACTTCGGCCTGGCCATCGAGGTGCAGGGGGAGCAGCAGGCCTGGTTTG GGTTCGCCGGGACCCCAGGTTACCTGTCTCCAGAGGTGCTGAGGAAGGAGGCGTACGGGAAACCTGTCGACATCTGGGCCTGCG gagtgatCCTGTACATCCTCCTGGTGGGCTATCCTCCATTCTGGGATGAAGACCAACACAAGCTGTACCAGCAGATCAAAGCCGGGGCCTACGAC ttcccCTCCCCAGAGTGGGACACGGTGACCCCGGAGGTGAAGAATCTGATCAACCAGATGCTGACCATCAACCCGTCCAAGAGGATCACCGCTCAGGAGGCCCTGAAACACCCATGGATCTgt caaCGTTCCACTGTGGCCTCCATGATGCacagacaggagacagtggAATGTCTCAAGAAGTTCAACGCCAGGAGGAAACTCAAG GGGGCCATTTTGACGACGATGCTGGTGTCCAGGAACTTTTCCG tGGGTCGACAGACCACAGCTCCAGCCTCGATGAGCGCCGTAGCTGGAACCACCGCAGGGATAGTGGAACAag CAGCCAAGAGTCTCCTGAATAAGAAGGTGGACGTCAAG CCTCAGAGCAACAGCGCCAGAAACAGCACGGTGACCAGCCCCAAAGGAAGCGGGACCACCGCAGCCCtg GAGCCTCAGACCACCGTTATCCATAACCCAGTGGATAGGACCAAg GGATCTTcggacagcagcagcaccaccattGAGGATGAAGACGTGAAAG CTCGTAAACAGGAGATAGTGAAGATCACCGAGCAGCTCATCGAGGCGGTGAACAACGGCGACTTCGAGGCCTACGC GAAGATCTGTGACCCCGGGCTGACCTCGTTTGAGCCAGAGGGACTGGGAAACCTGGTGGAAGGGATGGACTTCCACAGGTTCTACTTTGACAACC tgcTGTCTAAAAACAGTAAGCCCATCCACACCACCATCCTGAACCCCCACGTCCACATCATCGGGGACGACGCCGCCTGCATCGCCTACATCCGCCTCACGCAGTTCGTGGATGGCCAGGGCCGCCCCcgctccagccaatcagaagagaCACGGGTGTGGCATCGCCGGGAGAGCCGGTGGCAGAACGTCCACTTCCACTGTTCTGGAGCCCCGGCCGCCCCCCTCCAGGGATGA
- the LOC132447378 gene encoding calcium/calmodulin-dependent protein kinase type II subunit beta isoform X3: MTVYFGLQQHGRNMAVTTCTRFTDEFQLYEELGKGAFSVVRRCVKLCSGQEYAAKIINTKKLSARDHQKLDREARICRLLKHSNIVRLHDSISEEGFHYLLFDLVTGGELFEDIVAREYYSEADASHCIQQILEAVLHCHQMGVVHRDLKPENLLLASKCKNAAVKLADFGLAIEVQGEQQAWFGFAGTPGYLSPEVLRKEAYGKPVDIWACGVILYILLVGYPPFWDEDQHKLYQQIKAGAYDFPSPEWDTVTPEVKNLINQMLTINPSKRITAQEALKHPWICQRSTVASMMHRQETVECLKKFNARRKLKGAILTTMLVSRNFSVGRQTTAPASMSAVAGTTAGIVEQAKSLLNKKVDVKPQSNSARNSTVTSPKGSGTTAALEPQTTVIHNPVDRTKGSSDSSSTTIEDEDVKARKQEIVKITEQLIEAVNNGDFEAYAKICDPGLTSFEPEGLGNLVEGMDFHRFYFDNLLSKNSKPIHTTILNPHVHIIGDDAACIAYIRLTQFVDGQGRPRSSQSEETRVWHRRESRWQNVHFHCSGAPAAPLQG; the protein is encoded by the exons ATGACCGTCTATTTCGGGCTTCAGCAGCACGGGAGAAATATGGCAGTGACTACTTGCACACGTTTTACAGATGAATTCCAGCTTTATGAAGAACTTGGCAA GGGAGCCTTTTCAGTGGTGCGCCGCTGTGTCAAACTCTGCTCGGGCCAAGAGTATGCAGCAAAGATCATCAACACCAAGAAGCTCTCGGCCAGAG ACCACCAGAAACTGGACCGGGAGGCCAGGATCTGCCGGTTGCTGAAACACTCCAACATCG TTCGTCTTCATGACAGTATTTCGGAGGAAGGTTTCCACTACCTGCTGTTCGATCT tGTGACCGGTGGGGAGCTGTTTGAGGACATCGTGGCGAGGGAGTACTACAGTGAGGCGGACGCCAG TCACTGCATCCAGCAGATACTGGAAGCTGTGCTCCACTGTCACCAGATGGGGGTGGTGCATAGAGACCTCAAG CCAGAGAACCTGTTGCTGGCCAGTAAGTGTAAGAACGCGGCGGTGAAGCTGGCCGACTTCGGCCTGGCCATCGAGGTGCAGGGGGAGCAGCAGGCCTGGTTTG GGTTCGCCGGGACCCCAGGTTACCTGTCTCCAGAGGTGCTGAGGAAGGAGGCGTACGGGAAACCTGTCGACATCTGGGCCTGCG gagtgatCCTGTACATCCTCCTGGTGGGCTATCCTCCATTCTGGGATGAAGACCAACACAAGCTGTACCAGCAGATCAAAGCCGGGGCCTACGAC ttcccCTCCCCAGAGTGGGACACGGTGACCCCGGAGGTGAAGAATCTGATCAACCAGATGCTGACCATCAACCCGTCCAAGAGGATCACCGCTCAGGAGGCCCTGAAACACCCATGGATCTgt caaCGTTCCACTGTGGCCTCCATGATGCacagacaggagacagtggAATGTCTCAAGAAGTTCAACGCCAGGAGGAAACTCAAG GGGGCCATTTTGACGACGATGCTGGTGTCCAGGAACTTTTCCG tGGGTCGACAGACCACAGCTCCAGCCTCGATGAGCGCCGTAGCTGGAACCACCGCAGGGATAGTGGAACAag CCAAGAGTCTCCTGAATAAGAAGGTGGACGTCAAG CCTCAGAGCAACAGCGCCAGAAACAGCACGGTGACCAGCCCCAAAGGAAGCGGGACCACCGCAGCCCtg GAGCCTCAGACCACCGTTATCCATAACCCAGTGGATAGGACCAAg GGATCTTcggacagcagcagcaccaccattGAGGATGAAGACGTGAAAG CTCGTAAACAGGAGATAGTGAAGATCACCGAGCAGCTCATCGAGGCGGTGAACAACGGCGACTTCGAGGCCTACGC GAAGATCTGTGACCCCGGGCTGACCTCGTTTGAGCCAGAGGGACTGGGAAACCTGGTGGAAGGGATGGACTTCCACAGGTTCTACTTTGACAACC tgcTGTCTAAAAACAGTAAGCCCATCCACACCACCATCCTGAACCCCCACGTCCACATCATCGGGGACGACGCCGCCTGCATCGCCTACATCCGCCTCACGCAGTTCGTGGATGGCCAGGGCCGCCCCcgctccagccaatcagaagagaCACGGGTGTGGCATCGCCGGGAGAGCCGGTGGCAGAACGTCCACTTCCACTGTTCTGGAGCCCCGGCCGCCCCCCTCCAGGGATGA
- the LOC132447378 gene encoding calcium/calmodulin-dependent protein kinase type II subunit beta isoform X1: MTVYFGLQQHGRNMAVTTCTRFTDEFQLYEELGKGAFSVVRRCVKLCSGQEYAAKIINTKKLSARDHQKLDREARICRLLKHSNIVRLHDSISEEGFHYLLFDLVTGGELFEDIVAREYYSEADASHCIQQILEAVLHCHQMGVVHRDLKPENLLLASKCKNAAVKLADFGLAIEVQGEQQAWFGFAGTPGYLSPEVLRKEAYGKPVDIWACGVILYILLVGYPPFWDEDQHKLYQQIKAGAYDFPSPEWDTVTPEVKNLINQMLTINPSKRITAQEALKHPWICQRSTVASMMHRQETVECLKKFNARRKLKGAILTTMLVSRNFSVGRQTTAPASMSAVAGTTAGIVEQAAKSLLNKKVDVKPQSNSARNSTVTSPKGSGTTAALEPQTTVIHNPVDRTKGSSDSSSTTIEDEDVKARKQEIVKITEQLIEAVNNGDFEAYAKICDPGLTSFEPEGLGNLVEGMDFHRFYFDNLLSKNSKPIHTTILNPHVHIIGDDAACIAYIRLTQFVDGQGRPRSSQSEETRVWHRRESRWQNVHFHCSGAPAAPLQG; the protein is encoded by the exons ATGACCGTCTATTTCGGGCTTCAGCAGCACGGGAGAAATATGGCAGTGACTACTTGCACACGTTTTACAGATGAATTCCAGCTTTATGAAGAACTTGGCAA GGGAGCCTTTTCAGTGGTGCGCCGCTGTGTCAAACTCTGCTCGGGCCAAGAGTATGCAGCAAAGATCATCAACACCAAGAAGCTCTCGGCCAGAG ACCACCAGAAACTGGACCGGGAGGCCAGGATCTGCCGGTTGCTGAAACACTCCAACATCG TTCGTCTTCATGACAGTATTTCGGAGGAAGGTTTCCACTACCTGCTGTTCGATCT tGTGACCGGTGGGGAGCTGTTTGAGGACATCGTGGCGAGGGAGTACTACAGTGAGGCGGACGCCAG TCACTGCATCCAGCAGATACTGGAAGCTGTGCTCCACTGTCACCAGATGGGGGTGGTGCATAGAGACCTCAAG CCAGAGAACCTGTTGCTGGCCAGTAAGTGTAAGAACGCGGCGGTGAAGCTGGCCGACTTCGGCCTGGCCATCGAGGTGCAGGGGGAGCAGCAGGCCTGGTTTG GGTTCGCCGGGACCCCAGGTTACCTGTCTCCAGAGGTGCTGAGGAAGGAGGCGTACGGGAAACCTGTCGACATCTGGGCCTGCG gagtgatCCTGTACATCCTCCTGGTGGGCTATCCTCCATTCTGGGATGAAGACCAACACAAGCTGTACCAGCAGATCAAAGCCGGGGCCTACGAC ttcccCTCCCCAGAGTGGGACACGGTGACCCCGGAGGTGAAGAATCTGATCAACCAGATGCTGACCATCAACCCGTCCAAGAGGATCACCGCTCAGGAGGCCCTGAAACACCCATGGATCTgt caaCGTTCCACTGTGGCCTCCATGATGCacagacaggagacagtggAATGTCTCAAGAAGTTCAACGCCAGGAGGAAACTCAAG GGGGCCATTTTGACGACGATGCTGGTGTCCAGGAACTTTTCCG tGGGTCGACAGACCACAGCTCCAGCCTCGATGAGCGCCGTAGCTGGAACCACCGCAGGGATAGTGGAACAag CAGCCAAGAGTCTCCTGAATAAGAAGGTGGACGTCAAG CCTCAGAGCAACAGCGCCAGAAACAGCACGGTGACCAGCCCCAAAGGAAGCGGGACCACCGCAGCCCtg GAGCCTCAGACCACCGTTATCCATAACCCAGTGGATAGGACCAAg GGATCTTcggacagcagcagcaccaccattGAGGATGAAGACGTGAAAG CTCGTAAACAGGAGATAGTGAAGATCACCGAGCAGCTCATCGAGGCGGTGAACAACGGCGACTTCGAGGCCTACGC GAAGATCTGTGACCCCGGGCTGACCTCGTTTGAGCCAGAGGGACTGGGAAACCTGGTGGAAGGGATGGACTTCCACAGGTTCTACTTTGACAACC tgcTGTCTAAAAACAGTAAGCCCATCCACACCACCATCCTGAACCCCCACGTCCACATCATCGGGGACGACGCCGCCTGCATCGCCTACATCCGCCTCACGCAGTTCGTGGATGGCCAGGGCCGCCCCcgctccagccaatcagaagagaCACGGGTGTGGCATCGCCGGGAGAGCCGGTGGCAGAACGTCCACTTCCACTGTTCTGGAGCCCCGGCCGCCCCCCTCCAGGGATGA